The Raphanus sativus cultivar WK10039 chromosome 2, ASM80110v3, whole genome shotgun sequence genome includes a region encoding these proteins:
- the LOC108843169 gene encoding kinesin-like protein KIN-14M isoform X2 — translation MVGEMTNGGRIRQSFAGARDLTSTEGSEYGPVEFTREDVDALLHERIKYKSKYNYKERCENTMDYVKRLRLCIRWFQELELDYAFEQEKLKNAMELNEKHCADLEVSLKEKEVELNLVIHELRKNFSSVQVQLAKEQAEKLAATGSLEKEKEARLAVEKLQAALTEELGKTQGDLQTANQRIQAVNDMYKLLQEYNSSLQLYNSKIQGDLDEAHETIKRGEKERTGIVENIGNLKGQFKALQDQLAASKVSQEDIMRQKDELVNEIVSLKVEIQQVKDDRDRHITEVKNLQAEASKQNDFKGTINELESKCSSQNKELQELQDQLAASERKLQVADLSTFEKMNEFEEQKESISELKARLEKAELKLVEGEKLRKKLHNTIQELKGNIRVFCRVRPLLTGENASEEAKTISYPTSLEALGRGIDLMQNGQKHCFTFDKVFVPNASQEDIFVEISQLVQSALDGYKVCIFAYGQTGSGKTYTMMGRPGNPDEKGLIPRCLEQIFQTRQSLRSQGWKYELQVSMLEIYNETIRDLLSTNKEAVRADNGVSPQKYAIKHDVSGNTHVVELTVVDVRSSREVSFLLDHAARNRSVGKTAMNEQSSRSHFVFTLRITGFNESTKQQVQGVLNLIDLAGSERLSKSGSTGDRLKETQAINKSLSSLGDVIFALAKKEDHVPFRNSKLTYLLQPCLGGDSKTLMFVNITPEPSSTGESLCSLRFAARVNACEIGTAHRQVNNRPLDNRLSLG, via the exons atggttGGTGAGATGACGAACGGTGGAAGAATCAGGCAATCGTTTGCCGGAGCTAGAGATCTGACGAGCACCGAAGGATCTGAGTATGGTCCCGTTGAGTTTACCAGAGAAGATGTTGATGCTCTTCTTCATGAGCGGATCAAATACAAGAGCAAGTACAACTACAAG GAGAGATGCGAGAATACTATGGactatgtgaaaaggcttaggCTTTGCATTCGGTGGTTTCAAGAACTCGAGTTAGACTACGCGTTTGAGCAAGAGAAGTTGAAGAACGCTATGGAGTTGAATGAGAAGCATTGCGCAGACTTGG AGGTTAGTTTGAAAGAGAAGGAAGTGGAGCTGAATTTGGTTATCCACGAGCTGAGGAAGAACTTCTCCTCTGTTCAGGTGCAACTTGCCAAAGAACAAGCTGAAAAACTG GCTGCAACTGGTTCgcttgaaaaagaaaaagaagcaaGGCTTGCTGTTGAAAAGTTACAAGCTGCTCTTACAGAAGAGCTGGGGAAAACGCAAGGAGACCTTCAAACAGCTAATCAGAGG ATTCAAGCTGTCAATGACATGTACAAACTCTTGCAAGAATATAACTCAAGCTTGCAGCTCTACAATAGCAAAATCCAAGGTGATCTTGATGAAGCTCATGAAACTATAAAGCGAGGAGAGAAAGAACGGACTGGCATTGTAGAAAATATTGGAAACTTAAAGGGTCAATTCAAAGCACTGCAGGATCAGCTTGCTGCTTCCAAG GTGTCTCAAGAAGATATCATGAGACAAAAAGATGAATTGGTGAACGAAATTGTAAGTCTCAAGGTGGAGATCCAGCAGGTCAAGGATGACCGTGACCGCCATATTACTGAAGTTAAAAATCTGCAAGCTGAAGCGAGCAAACAAAATGACTTCAAAGGAACCATAAATGAGCTTGAG AGTAAATGTTCTTCTCAAAATAAGGAGCTACAAGAGTTACAGGATCAATTGGCAGCTTCTGAGAGGAAACTGCAG GTGGCTGATTTGTCTACCTTTGAGAAAATGAACGAGTTTGAAGAGCAAAAGGAAAGCAttagcgagctgaaagctcgtTTAGAAAAAGCTGAACTTAAACTCGTCGAAGGAGAAAAGCTACGGAAGAAGTTGCACAATACCATACAG GAGCTGAAGGGAAACATACGCGTGTTCTGTAGGGTTAGACCTCTATTAACAGGTGAGAATGCTAGTGAGGAGGCCAAAACCATTTCATACCCAACATCTCTGGAAGCACTTGGTCGAGGCATTGACTTGATGCAAAATG GACAAAAGCATTGTTTCACATTTGACAAGGTTTTTGTGCCTAATGCATCACAAGAAGATATTTTTGTAGAGATTTCTCAGCTTGTTCAGAGTGCTCTTGATGGTTACAAG GTTTGCATCTTCGCATATGGACAAACGGGATCTGGAAAAACTTATACAATGATGGGCAGGCCAGGAAACCCGGATGAAAAAGGACTGATTCCTCGATGTTTGGAGCAGATATTTCAAACGAGGCAGTCTCTTCGGTCACAGGGTTGGAAGTATGAGTTGCAG GTGTCTATGTTGGAGATATACAACGAAACAATTCGAGATCTCTTGTCCACAAACAAAGAAGCTGTGAGAGCAGACAATGGCGTTTCTCCTCAGAAGTATGCAATCAAACATGATGTTAGTGGGAACACACATGTTGTGGAACTCACTGTTGTTGATGTTCGAAGCAGCAGAGAAGTTTCTTTCCTCTTGGATCATGCAGCTCGGAACAG GTCTGTAGGGAAGACTGCTATGAATGAGCAATCATCTAGAAGCCATTTCGTTTTCACATTAAGAATCACTGGTTTTAACGAG AGCACAAAACAACAAGTACAAGGTGTCTTGAACTTGATTGATCTTGCTGGTAGTGAGCGTTTATCTAAGAGTGGATCAACCGGTGATAGACTTAAAGAAACTCAA GCAATCAACAAGAGCTTATCGTCTCTAGGCGATGTCATATTCGCCTTAGCCAAAAAAGAAGATCATGTACCCTTCAGAAACTCGAAGCTCACTTATCTTCTTCAg CCATGCTTAGGTGGTGACTCGAAGACGCTCATGTTTGTTAACATCACACCGGAACCTTCCTCTACTGGTGAGTCTCTGTGCTCCCTCAGATTCGCAGCAAGAGTGAATGCTTGTGAGATTGGAACTGCACACCGTCAAGTTAACAACAGGCCGTTGGATAATCGTTTGAGTCTTGGATGA
- the LOC108843169 gene encoding kinesin-like protein KIN-14M isoform X1 — protein MSFLLFVCHSPKVSVFINLFNSLIVFVVLAQKSLKKTNKKMVGEMTNGGRIRQSFAGARDLTSTEGSEYGPVEFTREDVDALLHERIKYKSKYNYKERCENTMDYVKRLRLCIRWFQELELDYAFEQEKLKNAMELNEKHCADLEVSLKEKEVELNLVIHELRKNFSSVQVQLAKEQAEKLAATGSLEKEKEARLAVEKLQAALTEELGKTQGDLQTANQRIQAVNDMYKLLQEYNSSLQLYNSKIQGDLDEAHETIKRGEKERTGIVENIGNLKGQFKALQDQLAASKVSQEDIMRQKDELVNEIVSLKVEIQQVKDDRDRHITEVKNLQAEASKQNDFKGTINELESKCSSQNKELQELQDQLAASERKLQVADLSTFEKMNEFEEQKESISELKARLEKAELKLVEGEKLRKKLHNTIQELKGNIRVFCRVRPLLTGENASEEAKTISYPTSLEALGRGIDLMQNGQKHCFTFDKVFVPNASQEDIFVEISQLVQSALDGYKVCIFAYGQTGSGKTYTMMGRPGNPDEKGLIPRCLEQIFQTRQSLRSQGWKYELQVSMLEIYNETIRDLLSTNKEAVRADNGVSPQKYAIKHDVSGNTHVVELTVVDVRSSREVSFLLDHAARNRSVGKTAMNEQSSRSHFVFTLRITGFNESTKQQVQGVLNLIDLAGSERLSKSGSTGDRLKETQAINKSLSSLGDVIFALAKKEDHVPFRNSKLTYLLQPCLGGDSKTLMFVNITPEPSSTGESLCSLRFAARVNACEIGTAHRQVNNRPLDNRLSLG, from the exons atgtcttttcttctttttgtttgccATTCACCGAAAGTTTCAGTCtttattaatctttttaattCACTGATAGTGTTTGTTGTTTTAGCTCAAAAATcactgaaaaaaacaaataaaaaaatggttGGTGAGATGACGAACGGTGGAAGAATCAGGCAATCGTTTGCCGGAGCTAGAGATCTGACGAGCACCGAAGGATCTGAGTATGGTCCCGTTGAGTTTACCAGAGAAGATGTTGATGCTCTTCTTCATGAGCGGATCAAATACAAGAGCAAGTACAACTACAAG GAGAGATGCGAGAATACTATGGactatgtgaaaaggcttaggCTTTGCATTCGGTGGTTTCAAGAACTCGAGTTAGACTACGCGTTTGAGCAAGAGAAGTTGAAGAACGCTATGGAGTTGAATGAGAAGCATTGCGCAGACTTGG AGGTTAGTTTGAAAGAGAAGGAAGTGGAGCTGAATTTGGTTATCCACGAGCTGAGGAAGAACTTCTCCTCTGTTCAGGTGCAACTTGCCAAAGAACAAGCTGAAAAACTG GCTGCAACTGGTTCgcttgaaaaagaaaaagaagcaaGGCTTGCTGTTGAAAAGTTACAAGCTGCTCTTACAGAAGAGCTGGGGAAAACGCAAGGAGACCTTCAAACAGCTAATCAGAGG ATTCAAGCTGTCAATGACATGTACAAACTCTTGCAAGAATATAACTCAAGCTTGCAGCTCTACAATAGCAAAATCCAAGGTGATCTTGATGAAGCTCATGAAACTATAAAGCGAGGAGAGAAAGAACGGACTGGCATTGTAGAAAATATTGGAAACTTAAAGGGTCAATTCAAAGCACTGCAGGATCAGCTTGCTGCTTCCAAG GTGTCTCAAGAAGATATCATGAGACAAAAAGATGAATTGGTGAACGAAATTGTAAGTCTCAAGGTGGAGATCCAGCAGGTCAAGGATGACCGTGACCGCCATATTACTGAAGTTAAAAATCTGCAAGCTGAAGCGAGCAAACAAAATGACTTCAAAGGAACCATAAATGAGCTTGAG AGTAAATGTTCTTCTCAAAATAAGGAGCTACAAGAGTTACAGGATCAATTGGCAGCTTCTGAGAGGAAACTGCAG GTGGCTGATTTGTCTACCTTTGAGAAAATGAACGAGTTTGAAGAGCAAAAGGAAAGCAttagcgagctgaaagctcgtTTAGAAAAAGCTGAACTTAAACTCGTCGAAGGAGAAAAGCTACGGAAGAAGTTGCACAATACCATACAG GAGCTGAAGGGAAACATACGCGTGTTCTGTAGGGTTAGACCTCTATTAACAGGTGAGAATGCTAGTGAGGAGGCCAAAACCATTTCATACCCAACATCTCTGGAAGCACTTGGTCGAGGCATTGACTTGATGCAAAATG GACAAAAGCATTGTTTCACATTTGACAAGGTTTTTGTGCCTAATGCATCACAAGAAGATATTTTTGTAGAGATTTCTCAGCTTGTTCAGAGTGCTCTTGATGGTTACAAG GTTTGCATCTTCGCATATGGACAAACGGGATCTGGAAAAACTTATACAATGATGGGCAGGCCAGGAAACCCGGATGAAAAAGGACTGATTCCTCGATGTTTGGAGCAGATATTTCAAACGAGGCAGTCTCTTCGGTCACAGGGTTGGAAGTATGAGTTGCAG GTGTCTATGTTGGAGATATACAACGAAACAATTCGAGATCTCTTGTCCACAAACAAAGAAGCTGTGAGAGCAGACAATGGCGTTTCTCCTCAGAAGTATGCAATCAAACATGATGTTAGTGGGAACACACATGTTGTGGAACTCACTGTTGTTGATGTTCGAAGCAGCAGAGAAGTTTCTTTCCTCTTGGATCATGCAGCTCGGAACAG GTCTGTAGGGAAGACTGCTATGAATGAGCAATCATCTAGAAGCCATTTCGTTTTCACATTAAGAATCACTGGTTTTAACGAG AGCACAAAACAACAAGTACAAGGTGTCTTGAACTTGATTGATCTTGCTGGTAGTGAGCGTTTATCTAAGAGTGGATCAACCGGTGATAGACTTAAAGAAACTCAA GCAATCAACAAGAGCTTATCGTCTCTAGGCGATGTCATATTCGCCTTAGCCAAAAAAGAAGATCATGTACCCTTCAGAAACTCGAAGCTCACTTATCTTCTTCAg CCATGCTTAGGTGGTGACTCGAAGACGCTCATGTTTGTTAACATCACACCGGAACCTTCCTCTACTGGTGAGTCTCTGTGCTCCCTCAGATTCGCAGCAAGAGTGAATGCTTGTGAGATTGGAACTGCACACCGTCAAGTTAACAACAGGCCGTTGGATAATCGTTTGAGTCTTGGATGA